One genomic window of Desulfuribacillus stibiiarsenatis includes the following:
- a CDS encoding HesA/MoeB/ThiF family protein, whose product MDNKTIAQMEIIRGRLEQAAATDSKGKLLSWEDHILIAKDSRVSVRKIEHIALQNGIMPAKYQRNRNTITIEEQLKLFQSKVAVVGCGGLGGYVIEELTRLGVGTLTLIDPDIFEEHNLNRQVLSSVKDLKSYKAKVAAKRVKQINPAVKVRPIVDYYSLVNGKENFEDVDLVIDALDNISTRLDLAQTCKDISVPLIHGAIAGWFGQVTTQYPEEHTIEKWYGRVKEKKGIEGVLGNPSFTPAVVASIQVAEACKVLLDKGETLRNKVMSINLLDMEFELFTI is encoded by the coding sequence ATGGATAACAAAACAATAGCACAAATGGAGATTATTCGCGGTAGGTTAGAACAAGCAGCTGCGACAGATTCGAAAGGGAAATTACTGTCATGGGAAGATCACATACTGATTGCTAAAGATAGTCGTGTATCTGTTAGAAAAATCGAGCATATCGCATTACAAAACGGCATCATGCCGGCGAAATATCAACGGAATCGCAATACAATTACAATAGAAGAGCAACTGAAGCTTTTTCAATCTAAAGTAGCAGTTGTCGGTTGTGGCGGCTTAGGTGGTTATGTAATAGAAGAATTAACTCGATTAGGGGTGGGCACACTAACTTTAATAGATCCAGATATATTTGAAGAGCACAATTTAAATCGCCAAGTATTATCTTCTGTGAAAGATTTAAAAAGCTATAAAGCCAAAGTTGCCGCCAAAAGAGTGAAACAAATCAATCCTGCAGTAAAGGTCCGACCAATCGTTGATTATTATTCACTAGTGAATGGAAAAGAAAACTTTGAAGATGTAGACTTAGTGATTGATGCATTAGACAATATTTCTACGCGTTTGGATTTAGCTCAGACATGTAAGGACATATCCGTTCCGCTCATACATGGCGCGATTGCTGGTTGGTTTGGCCAAGTCACTACCCAGTATCCAGAAGAACATACAATAGAGAAGTGGTATGGAAGAGTAAAGGAAAAGAAAGGAATAGAAGGGGTACTAGGTAATCCATCGTTTACTCCTGCTGTAGTTGCTAGTATTCAAGTAGCGGAAGCTTGTAAAGTCCTATTAGACAAGGGAGAAACCCTAAGAAATAAAGTAATGTCAATCAATTTATTAGATATGGAGTTTGAACTCTTTACAATTTAA
- a CDS encoding OadG family transporter subunit — MDRLIMALEVGVLGIVIVFMILALLIILIRVQGIFLNSLEKRRDNVRTDQVEQVEAVKQTQIEMHQNDSSSEAGDITPREVAIITAAISAYLGTSLRIHSIRPLPQNIAKNDTMTSWKLQSRLEQNY; from the coding sequence TTGGATCGACTCATAATGGCTTTAGAGGTAGGAGTTTTGGGTATTGTTATAGTGTTTATGATTCTTGCACTGTTAATTATTTTAATACGAGTACAAGGCATATTCTTGAATTCTTTGGAAAAACGTAGAGACAATGTGCGTACTGACCAAGTTGAGCAAGTAGAGGCAGTGAAACAAACACAAATAGAAATGCATCAAAATGATTCATCGAGCGAAGCAGGCGATATTACACCTAGAGAGGTTGCTATCATTACTGCTGCAATCAGTGCTTACTTAGGAACGAGCTTGCGCATTCACTCGATTCGTCCATTGCCTCAAAACATAGCAAAAAACGATACAATGACTAGCTGGAAACTGCAAAGTCGACTGGAACAAAACTATTAG
- a CDS encoding sodium ion-translocating decarboxylase subunit beta has protein sequence MNLEGLLTLYTNSGFAVVTWGNLVMLAIAFVLLYLAIAKKYEPLLLLPIAFGALMVNIPGGQFLMEPGGLLYYFYQGIKLGIFPPLIFLGIGAMTDFGPMIANPKTMLLGAAAQMGIMGAFILAILIGFDPRQAASIGIIGGADGPTAIYLTSQLAPEMLGAIAIAAYSYMALVPIIQPPIMKALTTKKERQIEMVQLKPVSKRTKIIFPIMVTVVIGILLPTTLPLIGMLMLGNLLRESGVVERLKDAAQNALINIITIFLGLSVGATASAQYFLTVETLGIIALGLLAFCIGTASGVLFGKLMCWWTKGEINPLIGAAGVSAVPMAARVVQVVGQKENPQNFLLMHAMGPNVAGVIGSAIAAGVLLALFG, from the coding sequence ATGAATTTAGAAGGATTACTTACATTATATACGAACTCAGGTTTTGCTGTTGTCACATGGGGAAACCTTGTCATGCTCGCTATAGCATTTGTTTTATTATATCTTGCAATAGCCAAGAAATATGAGCCGCTATTACTACTTCCGATTGCTTTTGGCGCACTAATGGTAAATATTCCTGGTGGACAATTCCTTATGGAACCGGGCGGACTATTATATTATTTTTATCAGGGAATTAAACTCGGAATATTTCCACCACTTATATTTTTGGGCATTGGTGCAATGACAGACTTTGGCCCAATGATTGCGAATCCCAAAACAATGCTATTAGGGGCTGCCGCACAAATGGGAATTATGGGTGCTTTTATTCTAGCAATACTTATTGGATTCGATCCGAGGCAAGCTGCTTCGATTGGCATCATAGGTGGCGCCGACGGCCCGACGGCCATTTATTTAACAAGTCAACTAGCGCCAGAAATGCTTGGTGCCATTGCAATTGCCGCATATTCTTATATGGCATTAGTACCAATCATTCAACCGCCAATTATGAAGGCACTTACCACTAAAAAAGAGCGCCAGATTGAAATGGTTCAATTGAAACCAGTGTCTAAACGCACGAAAATTATCTTCCCGATTATGGTTACTGTTGTGATAGGCATTCTATTGCCAACGACTCTTCCGTTAATAGGCATGCTAATGCTTGGGAATCTTTTAAGGGAAAGTGGAGTTGTAGAACGTTTAAAAGACGCAGCTCAAAATGCGTTAATTAATATTATTACAATATTCCTAGGTTTAAGTGTAGGAGCAACAGCATCTGCTCAATATTTCCTAACGGTTGAGACGTTAGGAATTATAGCGCTCGGTTTACTAGCGTTTTGTATAGGTACTGCATCTGGTGTTTTATTTGGAAAGTTGATGTGCTGGTGGACGAAAGGTGAAATCAATCCATTAATAGGTGCTGCAGGTGTATCTGCCGTACCAATGGCTGCTAGGGTTGTTCAAGTAGTTGGACAAAAGGAAAATCCTCAAAACTTTTTACTTATGCATGCTATGGGTCCAAATGTCGCCGGTGTCATTGGTTCCGCTATTGCGGCAGGAGTATTGTTAGCATTATTCGGTTAA
- a CDS encoding oxaloacetate decarboxylase subunit alpha has product MDKNRRVGVTDTTLRDAHQSLLATRMKIEHMLPIAEQIEEIGFHSAEVWGGATFDTCMRFLDEDPWARLRALKKVFKKTPLQMLLRGQNLVGYKHYADDVVDEFVKRAIGNGINILRIFDALNDTRNMERACKATIAEGGHAQLALSYTISDLHDLNYYLKKAEEFKQIGAHSICIKDMAGILSPYGAYELVSELKEKIGLPVQLHSHYTSGMASMMYLKAVEAGLDVFDTAISTMALGSSQPATETMVASLQGTPYDTGLALDKLSLIAEYFKKARKDYKEFDISDSTVDVNVLLYQIPGGMISNFITQLSQQNALDRLPEVFVEVPKVREDFGYPPLVTPSSQIVGTQAVLNVLSGERYKSVTNEVKAYMKGQYGAPPGKVNEEVRKKIIGDETPITVRPADLLEPQLESSKAEIAHVMQKPEDLLSYIMFPQFAKGFLEKQLEKKAKLDLSCISIGESNKVQYPL; this is encoded by the coding sequence ATGGACAAAAATCGACGCGTTGGAGTTACAGATACGACATTAAGGGATGCACATCAGTCCCTTTTAGCTACTCGAATGAAGATAGAGCACATGTTGCCAATTGCTGAACAAATCGAAGAAATAGGTTTTCATTCAGCAGAAGTATGGGGTGGAGCAACTTTTGACACTTGTATGCGATTTCTTGACGAAGACCCGTGGGCACGTTTACGTGCACTAAAGAAGGTTTTTAAGAAGACTCCATTACAAATGTTATTACGAGGACAGAATCTGGTAGGCTACAAACATTATGCAGATGATGTAGTCGATGAATTTGTGAAACGTGCAATTGGTAATGGTATCAATATTTTAAGAATTTTTGATGCGTTAAATGATACACGTAATATGGAGAGAGCATGTAAAGCGACGATTGCAGAAGGTGGCCATGCACAACTAGCACTTTCTTATACGATTAGTGACCTACATGACCTTAACTATTATTTGAAAAAAGCTGAGGAATTCAAGCAAATTGGGGCACATTCCATATGTATTAAAGACATGGCAGGAATCTTAAGTCCTTATGGAGCCTATGAGCTTGTTTCGGAGTTAAAGGAGAAGATAGGGCTACCAGTGCAGCTACACTCTCATTATACGAGTGGTATGGCCTCTATGATGTATCTAAAAGCTGTTGAGGCAGGTCTTGATGTATTTGATACTGCTATTTCAACAATGGCACTAGGTTCCTCCCAGCCAGCTACAGAGACGATGGTCGCATCATTACAAGGGACTCCATACGATACTGGGTTAGCGCTAGATAAACTTTCTTTGATAGCAGAATATTTCAAGAAAGCTAGGAAAGATTACAAAGAGTTTGATATAAGTGATAGTACTGTTGACGTTAACGTACTCTTATATCAAATCCCAGGTGGGATGATTTCTAACTTTATCACACAACTTTCGCAGCAAAATGCACTCGATCGACTACCCGAAGTATTCGTAGAAGTGCCAAAAGTTCGTGAAGATTTTGGGTACCCACCACTTGTCACACCTTCTAGTCAGATAGTTGGTACACAAGCGGTCTTGAATGTACTGAGTGGAGAACGCTATAAATCTGTAACAAATGAAGTAAAGGCATATATGAAGGGGCAATACGGGGCACCTCCAGGAAAAGTAAATGAGGAAGTGCGCAAGAAGATTATTGGTGATGAAACTCCAATTACTGTGCGTCCAGCTGACCTTCTAGAACCACAATTAGAATCTTCAAAAGCTGAAATTGCTCATGTGATGCAAAAGCCAGAAGATTTACTATCATACATTATGTTCCCGCAGTTTGCTAAAGGGTTCTTAGAGAAGCAACTTGAAAAGAAAGCGAAACTAGATTTATCTTGTATCAGCATTGGTGAATCGAATAAAGTACAATATCCATTGTAA
- a CDS encoding MoaD/ThiS family protein codes for MQITIKLFATLRNQRFKVEVQEYPEGSSVKDVASALDIQEEDLAIILVNGRDADLDTILVNDAVLCFFPPVGGG; via the coding sequence ATGCAAATTACTATAAAATTATTCGCCACTTTACGAAATCAAAGGTTCAAAGTTGAAGTGCAAGAATACCCTGAGGGTTCAAGTGTAAAAGATGTGGCATCAGCCCTTGATATACAGGAAGAAGATCTAGCGATTATCCTGGTGAATGGAAGAGATGCTGACTTAGATACAATCCTCGTGAATGATGCTGTATTATGTTTTTTTCCACCGGTCGGGGGTGGATAA
- a CDS encoding carboxyl transferase domain-containing protein, producing MVKQARINQLVDPNSFNPIGQVEGVFAGFGSINGNTVCVFATDGGGIGQRQGQIIAQTIQMATKAGIPIIGLWDSSGILVEEGISGLEGYGQIVQSLTQASGIVPRIMGLLGSSIGTAALIPPLVDYLVAVRGLSKTYCNTPHVTKNLTGEILDVESMANADVQEQILATAHVVTDNESLCFQTIRDLVTYLPSNHLSEAQKVDAMPRIEKFDGQDINDTEQVVRFISDQGSFMPIQYNYGKSMLIGFSRIAGQTIGIVANQSNVNDGLLEIQGVGKAVRFIRFCNAFNIPIVSLVNSQGILPGVSQELGGISKQVAKLVHAYSESTIPKITIISGKALGSSLLAMGSKWVGADLVYAWPKAEIAPANLEAMVSLLYYNQLTSDEDPAKFREEKLDTHREEFATPKGALLKGYIDQVISPEETAIAINNGLYLLQGKRVAKLNRKSSNIPL from the coding sequence ATGGTAAAACAAGCAAGAATTAATCAATTGGTCGATCCAAATAGCTTTAACCCCATTGGCCAGGTCGAAGGAGTATTTGCAGGCTTTGGAAGTATCAATGGGAACACAGTTTGTGTATTTGCCACTGATGGTGGAGGAATTGGACAGCGTCAAGGTCAAATTATTGCACAAACCATTCAAATGGCTACGAAAGCGGGTATTCCAATCATTGGGTTATGGGATTCCTCCGGTATTTTAGTAGAGGAAGGAATTAGCGGACTTGAAGGATACGGTCAAATTGTACAAAGTTTAACCCAAGCTTCTGGAATTGTTCCTCGAATAATGGGATTATTAGGGTCAAGTATAGGTACTGCAGCGTTGATTCCACCGCTTGTTGATTATTTAGTAGCGGTCAGAGGATTAAGTAAGACGTATTGCAATACTCCGCACGTCACCAAAAACCTAACAGGTGAAATATTAGACGTAGAAAGTATGGCAAATGCAGATGTTCAGGAACAAATTCTTGCAACCGCTCATGTGGTTACAGATAACGAATCTTTATGCTTCCAAACCATAAGGGATTTAGTAACTTATCTGCCAAGTAATCATCTTTCAGAAGCACAGAAGGTTGATGCAATGCCAAGAATCGAAAAATTTGATGGTCAAGATATCAATGACACAGAACAAGTCGTACGTTTTATTTCTGATCAAGGATCATTTATGCCGATTCAGTACAATTATGGCAAAAGCATGTTGATAGGGTTCTCGCGCATTGCTGGACAAACCATCGGCATTGTGGCGAACCAATCAAACGTAAATGACGGGCTGCTTGAGATTCAAGGTGTAGGGAAGGCTGTTCGATTCATTAGATTCTGTAACGCATTCAACATACCGATAGTATCACTTGTAAACTCACAAGGTATTTTGCCAGGTGTTAGTCAGGAATTAGGGGGTATTAGTAAACAAGTTGCTAAACTAGTTCATGCGTATAGTGAGTCTACTATACCAAAGATTACAATTATTTCTGGTAAAGCTCTTGGGAGTTCATTGTTAGCGATGGGTAGTAAATGGGTCGGGGCAGATCTAGTCTATGCGTGGCCAAAAGCAGAGATAGCACCAGCCAATTTAGAAGCTATGGTAAGTCTATTATATTATAATCAACTTACTTCTGATGAAGATCCAGCAAAGTTTAGAGAAGAGAAATTAGATACCCATAGAGAAGAGTTCGCCACACCTAAAGGCGCATTGTTAAAAGGGTATATAGATCAAGTAATCTCCCCAGAAGAAACTGCTATCGCGATTAACAATGGGCTATATCTACTTCAAGGGAAAAGGGTCGCTAAACTGAATAGAAAATCAAGTAATATTCCACTATAG
- a CDS encoding biotin/lipoyl-containing protein: MKKFRITVEGKTFEVEVEELGGSNESTSVASYIPSNPVAAPTVIAPTMMPTVNSTPKASDQNSPTAPTAQSGVSGGKEIKAPVTGTILRVEVKVGDVINSGQNLIILEAMKMETEIQSPVAGKVTQILTKNGEAVNSGQTLLVLETAGM, from the coding sequence ATGAAAAAATTTAGAATTACCGTAGAAGGAAAGACCTTTGAGGTAGAAGTAGAAGAATTAGGTGGTTCAAACGAATCTACCAGTGTAGCTTCCTACATACCTTCAAATCCTGTTGCAGCTCCTACTGTTATAGCACCTACGATGATGCCAACAGTGAATAGTACTCCAAAAGCTTCTGACCAAAACTCTCCAACTGCACCAACGGCTCAATCAGGAGTATCCGGAGGAAAAGAAATAAAAGCTCCAGTAACGGGTACGATTTTGCGTGTAGAAGTAAAGGTCGGGGATGTTATTAATTCTGGGCAGAACTTAATCATTCTAGAAGCGATGAAGATGGAAACAGAGATACAATCTCCTGTAGCAGGAAAAGTTACTCAGATTCTTACCAAAAATGGTGAGGCAGTGAATTCTGGGCAAACTTTATTGGTACTTGAAACCGCTGGAATGTAG